CCAGCTCTCCGCCTTCGTCCAGGAGGAGGCGCGGATCGGCGACCGGTTGAACGTGCGGCTCGGCGTGCGCATGGACGTGCCTCTGATGCCGGACGCGCCGGCCCACAATCCGGCGGTGGAGAGTTCGTTCGGCCTCGATACGAGCAAGCTGCCGAGCGGGACCGTCATGTTCTCGCCGCGGGCCGGTTTCAACCTGGGTCTCGGCGCGGACCGCGGCACGCAGATCCGGGGCGGGATGGGGCTGTTCACCGGGCGGCCGCCGTTCGCGTGGCTGGCGAACGCGTATCAGAACACGGGTCTCTCCTCCGTCTTCCTGACGTGCCGGCGGCGGAATCTCGGGGTTCCCGATCCGGAGATCGTTCCGACCTTCGATCCGCGGGCCCCATCCCCGACGGCATGCGCCGATGGATCGGGGGGCGACTTCGGCGTTCCCACCGTGACGGCCTTCGACCCCGACTTCCGGTTCCCCCGCGACTTCAAGGCCTCGTTCGGGATCGACCAGCGCCTGCCGGCGGGATTCGTGTTGTCGCTCGAGGGGATCTACACGCGCGCCGTGAACCAGATCGCGTTCGAGGACATGAATATCGGACCCGCCATCCCCGATAGTGAACGTACGGAGGAGAACGGATTCACGTACGGATTCGGGTACGGGACCCGCCAGGTGTTCGGCGACCCGGGGGACGGCAGCGAGTTCGTCGACCCGCCTCCCGGAGAGCCGCCGGACGCCCGGGAGCCGATTTTCATTCCGCGGCGGGTGGACGAGGCGTTCGCGCAGGTCATCAGGATCGGCGACCGGGCGCGGAACTTCTCGTACGCGGTGAGCGCCCGGCTGCGCAAGCAGTTCGGGGACCGGCTATCGGTGGATGTCGGATACGCGTATAACCGCTCTTCGGATGTGCAGAGCCTCGCTTCGCTCGACGCGATCGCAAACTACGGATTCACGGCGGTCTCGGGCGATCCGAACGACCCGCTGCGCCAGGCTTCACTCTTCGACCGGCCGCATCGGCTCGTGGCGAGCGCGACGGCCGCCCTGCCCCGGATGCTGGGAGGCGGGAGGCTGTCGCTGCTGTACGTAGGGCAGTCCGGCAGGCCGTACTCCTACGTCTACGCCGACGACATCAACGGCGACACCTATCCCGGATTCGGTCGGGCTCTCGACCTCGCCAACGATCTGATCTACGTGACGGCGGGCGGATTCGACTTCCCCGGAGGAGGGCAGGCCCCGATCAGCGGAATCCTGTTCGAGCAGCTCATGTTGCAGGAACCCTGCCTCCTGGAGAACCGGCGGCGGATCCTGAACCGGAACGCGTGCCGGACGCCGTGGTCGAATGAACTTGATCTCCGGTTCAGCCAGCCTTTCCGACTGGGGGGGGCGGAAGTGGCGCTGACGCTCGACGTACTCAACGTCCTGAACCTGGTCGACAGCGCGTGGGGGCATGTCCAGACCGTGAACCCGATCGTAAAACTGCTCAGCGTCGAAGACCGTATCGAAGACGACTTCGACCTGACCAACATGACGCCCGAACCGGACGACCCGCTCCGGGCGCGCTACGCGGGCCCCCTCCAGTTCGGAGACACCGGCGGTGTCCGCGCCGCAGTTCCCTACCTGCCGCAGATCGGCGCCTCACAGTGGCAGGCCCAGTTCGGCATCGGCATCCGCTTCCGATAGCTGTAGTGCCAAGGAGGTTGGTGGCCAGCACTGCGCGGAGGCCCTCGAAGCAGGCACGGCGTCCAGTTCGCGCGTGCCGGCCGGCGGAGGTCTGGGCGGCCCAGCCAGAAATGGGCGCGACCCGAGATGCCGGGGGGCATCGTTGGAAGTTGCTGTGAAGCTTTAGGCCGATTCAAGATCGGATTCTGAATTGGCTTAAGCCGATGCAGGGTACCGAAACTCACTGGAGGAGGCGTCGCACAGACAGTCTCACCGAACCACGCGGAGACGCACCACATATTGCACGTCCAGCGCGCCCTTCGTGACGGCCGTGATGGTGCCCGCGCCGAAGATAGGGAACGGCTCCGGTTCAATCGGAACAGGCGACACGAGCTTCCCCCGATAGATGCCCTGCGGATCGAACACCTCCCACGCCCGGATCGGGCGTTCGCCGGTATCGACCCAGATCCAGCCGTCCGCGCCCACATCGATCTCTTCAAGGGCCGGCTTTCGTTGGGGGAGCCGCGCTTCGTCGAGCCCGGTAGCCACCGCCAGACTGTCCCGCTCGCGCCCTTCCAGCCTGGGTGCCGGCCTCCGCAGGGTCACCGTGCGGAGCGTGTCTCCCGCATAGGTGATTTCGTGGAGGTCGAAGGTCGCTTCGTTCGCCAGCCAGACCTCTCCGTCCCGATCCACCGTGAACTCGATGTCCGGCGAGTGGGGGATGGGTGATCGCGCGCTCATTCGGAGACCGGCTTCCCGGAACGTGGACGCATAGTACTCGCGTTCTACCTCCGGTATCGGGAACGCGTCCACTGCCGTGAGCCCGGAACCCGGAGCGTACCTGTCTATCCGCCGCTCACCGGGATTCCAGATGTGCAGGCCGCCGCCCTCGTCGACCCACATCGGCCAAGGCAGGCTGGCGCCCATCGACCGTCCCAGGGAGTGCGTTTCCAGTGCGACCCCGAGCGTATCGAAGACGGTGAGCCTATTGCGGAGCGCATCCAGACCCCAGACGTACCCCGGTTCCCGCCAGGCGATGCCCGCGAGCATGGCGAACTCCCCCGGCCCGTCGCCGGCTCCTCCGAACATCCGAAGACACTCTCCCTCCCGCGAGAACATGCGGATCTCGTTCGTTTGGGCGTCCGCCGCGTAGATCCGGCCCGCATCGTCGACGGCAAGCGAATAAACGTCGCCGAAGGCGGAGCAGTCGTCATCGAGGGATCCGACGCGTAGTTCCTCCACGAGAGATGGGGCGGGGCCCCGGCTGATCGAGTCCGGATTGGAGATGACGATCCGGCCGTTGGGCAGCGTGTCGACCCGGACGCCCGGCGCGGGTATCTCCTGCGCCGAGGAACCGGAAGCTGCCAGAATCAGAATAGCGGGGAAGAATCCGATTGAAGAGGCTGATCCGTGTCGTCGCATCCATGCTCACCAGGGCCGGTGGTGCCTATGTGCTCGCCTGCCCTTCCGCACCGCGGCGGCGGGTGTTCGCCCGGACCCCGGGACGGAGAGGACGCCAGCGCTGTCGCCCGATCCGACAGTTACGCCGGGCCGGCGGTTGTCCTACCTTCTCCCACCTCCAAACTGCCGTGCAGTCGGTCGCGCGGCCATCATCACGATCAGGAGCCCGGCATCATGCGATCCCACAAATCAGAGGGCCTTCACGTAGGCGCAATCATCCTGCTTCTCACCTCGGCATTGTCCGATTCGGCGGCGGCGCAGACTCATGCGGGCGGCCTGAACCATGCCGCCGGGGCCCCGATCATCGGCTTCGGGGCGGCGGCGGCCGTTTCCGGCGAAGAGATCTTCGTCTCGCGGCCGGGCGAGTTCGCGGCGTTCCCGATGCCGGGCTCCGAACCCGGCAGCGTGCACATATTCGGACGCGGCGGGGACGGCTGGGTGGAGGTCGCCGCGATACCGGCGCCGAGCGGAGTGTACGGAGACGGTTTCGGGGAGGCACTCGCCGTCGAGGGCGACATCCTCGTGGTGGGCGCGCCGAAGGAGAACGAGAGCCGGGGCGCCGCCTACGTCTTCGTCCGCGAAGGCACCATGTGGAGCTCCCGGGAGCGGCTGGAGGCCCCGGACGCGATGCCGGGGGACGCCTTCGGGTCCTCCGTGGCGGTGGGGGCCGGCGGGCAGTTCGGCGTCATCGGCGCGCCGGGCCGTGGCACGAGCGGTTCGGTGTTCGCCTACGTCCAGTCCGACATGGGGCTCACGTCCGTCGAACTCACGGGGTCCGATGCCCCGGCGGACGCCCGGTTCGGAGCCGCCGTCAGCGTCGAGGGCGACCTGGCCCTCGTGGGCGCACCCGGGCCGTTCGCGCTCAGCCAGTTCACGCCTCCCGCGCCACCTCAGGCAGGGACCGGTTACCTGTTCCGCCGGAGCGGGACCGACTGGACCGAGGTCGCCCGCCTAACACCGGCCGGGGGCATGGTGGCCGGCCTGTCCGCGGTGCTCATGGGCGGAGAGGCGTACCTCGGCTCTCCTCTCGCCAACCAGGC
This sequence is a window from Candidatus Palauibacter australiensis. Protein-coding genes within it:
- a CDS encoding 6-bladed beta-propeller, whose translation is MRRHGSASSIGFFPAILILAASGSSAQEIPAPGVRVDTLPNGRIVISNPDSISRGPAPSLVEELRVGSLDDDCSAFGDVYSLAVDDAGRIYAADAQTNEIRMFSREGECLRMFGGAGDGPGEFAMLAGIAWREPGYVWGLDALRNRLTVFDTLGVALETHSLGRSMGASLPWPMWVDEGGGLHIWNPGERRIDRYAPGSGLTAVDAFPIPEVEREYYASTFREAGLRMSARSPIPHSPDIEFTVDRDGEVWLANEATFDLHEITYAGDTLRTVTLRRPAPRLEGRERDSLAVATGLDEARLPQRKPALEEIDVGADGWIWVDTGERPIRAWEVFDPQGIYRGKLVSPVPIEPEPFPIFGAGTITAVTKGALDVQYVVRLRVVR